The following proteins are co-located in the Aquarana catesbeiana isolate 2022-GZ linkage group LG02, ASM4218655v1, whole genome shotgun sequence genome:
- the LOC141127332 gene encoding twist-related protein 2-like, with the protein MITSSIQAAGTTSYKMKEEDTCPDSPEDSQVTSEEEAERQQRKAIRKRTVLVGKAGDGRVPLSPTCKRNKRSPPLETFEDVHTQRIIANVRERQRTQSLNDAFAELRKIIPTLPSDKLSKIQTLKLASRYIDFLYQVLQSDELDHKIASCNYLAHERLSYAFSVWRMEGAWSMSTSH; encoded by the coding sequence ATGATCACAAGTAGCATTCAGGCAGCAGGGACCACTTCATACAAGATGAAAGAAGAAGATACATGCCCCGACTCCCCCGAAGACAGCCAGGTAACCAGTGAGGAAGAGGCTGAGCGCCAACAGAGAAAGGCCATACGTAAGCGCACAGTACTGGTGGGCAAAGCTGGTGATGGGAGGGTGCCCCTATCACCAACATGCAAACGCAACAAAAGGAGCCCCCCATTAGAAACATTTGAGGATGTACACACACAGAGAATTATCGCCAATGTCAGAGAGCGGCAACGCACACAGTCCTTAAATGACGCTTTTGCAGAGCTGCGCAAGATCATCCCTACTCTACCATCTGATAAACTCAGCAAGATACAGACCCTGAAGCTGGCTTCACGTTATATTGATTTCCTGTATCAAGTCTTGCAGAGCGATGAGCTGGACCACAAGATTGCAAGCTGTAACTATCTTGCTCATGAAAGACTCAGCTACGCTTTCTCTGTTTGGAGAATGGAAGGTGCCTGGTCCATGTCAACATCTCACTGA